A window of Candidatus Vicinibacter proximus contains these coding sequences:
- a CDS encoding restriction endonuclease subunit S produces the protein MVPIKLEGLIDFKNGKIASKKLGTIPIYGGNGILGYTDESNYENVLIIGRVGAYCGSVHIEKGKCWVSDNAIAGVHKQIESNEYNYYLLKCISLNKKQIGSSQPLLTQGILNRIDVNIYSDVSTRAKIASVLSTIDSKIELNNRINAELETMAKTLYDYWFVQFDFPDKNGKPYKTSGGKMVWNEELKKEIPEGWEVKFLRTEIEIQRGISYTSKEINGDGIPMINLNSFNLDGTYKSEGVKTYSGKFTEKNIVKSGDLLIAATDVTRNADIIGRAILVPDYYKEELVFSMDIAKIISKNIPSSFLMMLFNSNHYHNYIKWYASGTIVLHLNLDGVNRYQTELPPTILMKQFDDFYLPIANRIYMTAKENEKLSGLRDWLLPMLMNGQVKIN, from the coding sequence ATGGTGCCAATTAAGCTTGAAGGCCTAATTGATTTTAAAAATGGTAAAATCGCATCTAAAAAATTAGGTACAATTCCAATTTATGGTGGTAATGGTATTTTAGGGTATACCGATGAATCAAATTACGAAAACGTTTTAATAATTGGTCGTGTCGGGGCATATTGTGGCAGTGTCCATATTGAAAAAGGCAAATGTTGGGTCTCGGATAATGCAATTGCTGGAGTTCATAAACAAATTGAAAGCAATGAGTATAATTACTACTTACTCAAATGTATTTCATTAAATAAAAAACAAATTGGTTCAAGTCAACCTCTACTTACTCAGGGTATTTTAAATAGAATTGATGTTAATATTTATTCTGATGTTAGTACAAGAGCAAAAATTGCCTCTGTCCTCTCCACCATAGATTCCAAAATCGAACTCAACAACCGCATTAATGCCGAGTTAGAAACAATGGCAAAAACGCTGTACGATTATTGGTTTGTACAGTTTGATTTTCCTGATAAAAACGGTAAACCCTACAAAACCAGTGGCGGTAAAATGGTTTGGAATGAAGAGTTGAAGAAAGAGATTCCGGAGGGGTGGGAAGTGAAATTTTTACGAACTGAAATTGAAATTCAAAGAGGTATTTCATATACAAGTAAAGAAATCAACGGAGACGGAATACCAATGATAAATTTGAATTCATTTAATCTAGATGGCACCTATAAATCAGAAGGCGTTAAAACATATTCAGGCAAATTCACGGAAAAGAATATTGTAAAATCTGGAGACCTTTTAATTGCTGCTACTGATGTAACAAGAAACGCAGATATTATTGGTAGAGCAATTTTAGTTCCCGACTACTACAAGGAAGAATTAGTCTTTTCAATGGACATTGCAAAAATTATTTCTAAAAACATTCCTTCTTCTTTTCTGATGATGCTTTTCAATTCTAATCATTATCATAATTACATAAAATGGTATGCAAGTGGAACGATAGTATTACATCTCAATCTAGATGGAGTTAACAGGTACCAAACGGAATTGCCTCCAACAATTTTAATGAAGCAGTTCGATGATTTTTACTTGCCAATTGCGAATAGAATTTATATGACAGCAAAAGAAAACGAAAAACTCTCCGGACTACGGGATTGGCTTCTGCCAATGCTAATGAATGGACAGGTTAAAATTAATTAA
- a CDS encoding DUF4357 domain-containing protein: MQIFYFKTSKFSAEAFYQDGRMTITKNSTANTNILSSCPFAIKNIRQQLIESGILKEIAGKLIFTDNYSCSSPSQASAIINGSSSNGMLSWKDINGKTLKWHLKQNE; the protein is encoded by the coding sequence ATGCAAATATTTTATTTCAAAACATCAAAATTTTCTGCTGAGGCATTCTATCAAGATGGTCGTATGACTATAACCAAGAACTCAACGGCTAATACAAATATCTTATCTTCTTGTCCATTTGCTATTAAAAATATTCGACAGCAATTGATTGAATCTGGTATTTTGAAAGAAATAGCAGGTAAGTTAATTTTTACAGATAATTATAGTTGTTCTTCACCGTCACAGGCTAGTGCAATAATTAACGGCTCTTCTTCAAATGGAATGCTAAGTTGGAAGGATATAAACGGCAAAACTTTGAAATGGCATTTGAAGCAAAATGAATAA